AAGGCGGGCACGATAAATCGGCCCCTACGATTCGGGAAGCGGGCGCATCGCCATGCGCCCCTACAGTCAAACTGCCGTTTGCATCTACAGCAGGCAAGTCAGAGACCTGCGCTACGGGGTTGGTTGTTTAGAGGCGGAGTTGGCGGTCGAGGAACTGGAGGGTGATCCGCCAGGCGGCGGCAGTAGCGGTGCCGCTGAAGTCCACCCCGTAGCCGGGATCGGAGAAGCGCCGCCCGGCCAGTTGGATGCTATTTTCCACGCGCACGCCCGCCTGTGTCAGCGAACCCACAATGGCCGTGATCTCGGGATGGGGATTCTGAACGTTGGAATCTCCGAACACCAAGAGAACGGGAGCGGAGATGCGCGGGAGAAGTTCTTCGGGAGGTGCGGACGACGGATGCCAAGCCACGCAACCTTTCAGACGAGGATCGGTGGTGGCCAGACGAAGGGCCGCCGTGCCGCCGTATCCCAGTCCCCAGACGGCGATGCGCGCGGGATTCACGTCCTTACGCGTTCGCAAATGAGCGAGTCCGCGATTCACGGCATCCAACGCATCTTCTTCCTTGACGAGCGCCATGAAGCGGGCAGCTTCGGTCAAGTCCGACGTGACTTCACCGCGGAACATGTCCACTGCCAAAGCCACGTAGCCGCGAGCGGCCAGCGAATCGCAGAAGGCGCGCGCGTTTCGGCTCATCCCGAAACCGTCGTGCAGCACGAGGACGGCTGGCTGTGGTCCCTGCCGGTCGGGCCGGGCCAGATAGCCACCGGGATAGTCGGTCAGATAACTCTCGAGCCTCGAAAGACGATTGTCCCACCACGACTCAACCGATTGTCGCAGCCGCCGCGCAGCCCGGTCAGTGCCGGGCACGTCATGACGAATGGTGATCCGAGTATCTTTGCCCTCGGCCGCGAAGGTGATTTCGGCGGTGGTGGCTTTTTCGTCCCGAATCCACGAAAAGCGGAGAAGAGTGCCGCGGTCGGTGATTTCGTAGAGTCCCTCGTCCATCCGGCCGTCGGAATAGGAGAGTCGCCACGCGCCTCCCGGACGGACGTCGCTGGTGACACCCACACCTTCATTCCACTGACGCATTTGCCATTCGACGGTCAAAGCCGCGAACGCCTGATAGGGCGAGGCGGGAACCACCCGCTCGCGGGTCACCGTCTCGGCGGCCTGCGCGATTCCCAGAAAGACCAAAATAACGGACAGGAACAGTGCGGATCGGATCGGCATGGCTTCCTCCTTGTTCAGAGTAGCAACCGATGCAATATACGCAATGCGGGAATAAAATGGAAGGCGGGGCGCTATAAAATGAGTTCGAGAAGGGCCGACTGTTCGGCGGAAAGATCCAGCGTCTTGGGAGTGATCTTCCGTCCATTCGCATCGCGCATGAGGACCAGGATGGGCTGATGGGGTTTGTCGTCGTTGGGTTTCATCACCACTCCCTGTGTTCCAAT
The sequence above is a segment of the bacterium genome. Coding sequences within it:
- a CDS encoding dienelactone hydrolase family protein, whose protein sequence is MPIRSALFLSVILVFLGIAQAAETVTRERVVPASPYQAFAALTVEWQMRQWNEGVGVTSDVRPGGAWRLSYSDGRMDEGLYEITDRGTLLRFSWIRDEKATTAEITFAAEGKDTRITIRHDVPGTDRAARRLRQSVESWWDNRLSRLESYLTDYPGGYLARPDRQGPQPAVLVLHDGFGMSRNARAFCDSLAARGYVALAVDMFRGEVTSDLTEAARFMALVKEEDALDAVNRGLAHLRTRKDVNPARIAVWGLGYGGTAALRLATTDPRLKGCVAWHPSSAPPEELLPRISAPVLLVFGDSNVQNPHPEITAIVGSLTQAGVRVENSIQLAGRRFSDPGYGVDFSGTATAAAWRITLQFLDRQLRL